One window of the Synechococcus sp. CC9311 genome contains the following:
- a CDS encoding GspE/PulE family protein — MSADSTRMPLPPALPAKLISEAELAAGEALLHSGQVLDLETWKQLQALPIHLTDDGLMVAIASSSDRNSREQLKQVLKSHGYITKLVLANGADLKRILDPQEFNSDSNISQTSISETAKSLLDGFDTEGILSADPDEAEIQSNSASSLDINSSITGASPVVTLVDRILIKALDMNASDIHVEPQQSGLQIRLRKDGVLTNLAQPLPIKLIPAITSRFKIMADLDIAERRQAQDGRIRRQYKGRTVDFRVNSLPSRYGEKICLRLLDSQSTQLGLDKLISNPNTLELVRTLGSKPFGMILVTGPTGSGKSTTLYSLLAERNEPGINISTVEDPIEYTLPGITQCQVNREKGFDFSTALRAFMRQDPDVLLVGETRDQETAKTAIEAALTGHLVLTTLHCNDAPSAIARLDEMGVEPFMVSASLLGIVSQRLLRRVCSECRIPYHPDSRELGRFGLMTSDEGNITFFKAKHHEGPETPCPTCQGTGYKGRIGVYEVLRMNEALAASVAKGATTDLVRQLALEAGMKTLLGYSLDLVREGHTTLEEVDRMVLTDAGLESEQRARALSTVTCRGCGGGLQEGWLECPYCLTPRQ; from the coding sequence ATGAGCGCCGACTCCACCCGAATGCCGCTACCGCCTGCTCTGCCGGCAAAGCTGATTTCAGAGGCAGAGCTCGCCGCTGGAGAAGCGCTCCTTCATTCCGGGCAAGTTTTAGACCTTGAAACCTGGAAGCAACTTCAGGCGCTCCCCATCCACCTCACCGACGACGGCCTCATGGTGGCCATCGCGAGCAGCAGCGACCGAAACAGCCGTGAACAGCTCAAGCAGGTTTTAAAAAGCCATGGCTACATCACCAAACTTGTATTGGCCAATGGAGCAGATCTAAAACGGATTCTTGATCCACAAGAATTCAACTCAGATTCAAATATCAGCCAAACATCAATTAGCGAGACAGCGAAATCACTTCTCGATGGATTTGACACTGAAGGAATCTTAAGTGCCGATCCAGATGAAGCTGAAATTCAGAGCAATTCGGCCTCCTCGCTAGACATCAATTCATCAATAACCGGTGCATCTCCAGTTGTCACATTGGTGGATCGTATCTTAATTAAGGCATTAGACATGAATGCCAGTGATATCCATGTAGAGCCGCAACAATCAGGATTGCAAATTAGGCTTAGAAAGGATGGCGTACTCACCAATTTAGCGCAACCACTCCCGATTAAACTAATCCCAGCGATTACCTCTCGCTTCAAGATCATGGCTGATCTTGATATCGCTGAACGGAGGCAAGCACAAGATGGTCGCATCCGTAGACAGTACAAAGGACGAACTGTTGACTTTCGCGTCAACAGTCTTCCCAGCCGCTATGGAGAAAAGATTTGCTTGCGGTTACTCGATAGTCAATCAACTCAGTTAGGGCTGGACAAACTCATCTCCAATCCCAACACACTGGAGCTTGTACGAACCCTTGGTTCAAAGCCATTCGGCATGATTCTTGTGACCGGACCAACAGGATCTGGTAAATCCACAACTCTGTATTCCTTACTAGCCGAACGCAACGAACCTGGGATCAATATCTCCACCGTGGAAGATCCTATTGAATACACATTGCCTGGTATTACTCAATGTCAGGTGAATCGAGAAAAAGGATTTGACTTCAGCACTGCTCTTCGTGCCTTCATGCGCCAGGACCCAGATGTGCTGTTAGTGGGTGAGACCCGTGATCAGGAAACAGCAAAAACTGCCATCGAAGCCGCGCTAACAGGGCACCTGGTCTTAACCACCCTTCACTGCAACGATGCCCCGAGCGCCATCGCCCGACTCGACGAAATGGGCGTTGAACCCTTCATGGTGAGCGCATCCTTGCTCGGCATCGTTTCTCAACGCTTACTCAGGCGCGTATGCAGCGAGTGCCGAATCCCCTACCACCCAGATTCGCGAGAATTAGGCCGCTTTGGCCTCATGACGAGCGATGAAGGCAATATCACCTTTTTCAAAGCCAAACACCACGAAGGGCCAGAAACGCCATGCCCCACCTGTCAGGGCACCGGTTACAAGGGCCGTATCGGTGTGTACGAGGTGTTACGCATGAATGAAGCCCTGGCGGCATCGGTCGCCAAGGGCGCAACCACTGATCTCGTTCGCCAATTAGCACTTGAAGCAGGAATGAAAACCTTGCTCGGCTACAGCCTTGATCTCGTGCGAGAAGGTCACACCACTCTGGAAGAGGTGGACCGAATGGTGTTGACAGATGCGGGACTGGAATCGGAACAACGTGCCAGGGCCCTAAGCACAGTCACTTGCCGTGGATGTGGTGGCGGACTGCAAGAAGGTTGGTTGGAATGCCCGTACTGCCTGACACCCCGTCAGTGA
- a CDS encoding type II secretion system F family protein, with protein sequence MVSFTATYTSATGQPRTVTVKANDAVSARRLLRRRGIKADELRQDTSKRKGKEKFQAESKGAGGSSSAGWLSMDLGEAFQKPPGVKEKAIWASKLAALVDAGVPIVRSLDLMATQQKLPMFKKALTSVGLEVNQGTAMAAAMRQWPKVFDQLTIAMVEAGEAGGVLDESLKRLAKLLEDNARLQNQIKGALGYPVAVLVIAILVFLGMTIFLIPTFAGIFEDLGAELPLFTQLMVDLSALLRSSASVVFAGILMIGAWLIGRYYNTHKGRRVLDKLILKLPLFGDLIMKTATAQFCRIFSSLTRAGVPILMSMEISSETAGNSIISDAILDSRTLVQEGVLLSTALTRQKVLPDMALSMLSIGEETGEMDRMLSKVADFYEDEVSTSVKALTSMLEPAMIVVVGGIVGSILLAMYLPMFTVFDQIQ encoded by the coding sequence ATGGTCTCTTTCACCGCCACTTACACCTCAGCTACAGGCCAACCGCGAACGGTCACGGTCAAAGCAAACGATGCTGTTTCGGCCCGTCGTCTGCTACGGAGGCGCGGAATTAAAGCGGATGAGCTTCGCCAAGACACAAGCAAGCGAAAAGGAAAAGAGAAATTCCAGGCCGAATCCAAAGGAGCAGGTGGAAGCTCATCAGCAGGGTGGCTGTCGATGGATCTGGGAGAAGCTTTCCAGAAACCACCTGGGGTGAAAGAGAAAGCCATTTGGGCCAGCAAGCTGGCCGCGCTCGTGGATGCAGGGGTCCCAATTGTGCGCAGCCTTGATCTCATGGCCACGCAGCAAAAATTGCCGATGTTTAAAAAAGCTCTCACCAGCGTGGGACTCGAGGTAAATCAGGGCACGGCAATGGCAGCAGCAATGCGCCAATGGCCCAAGGTCTTTGACCAACTCACCATCGCCATGGTGGAGGCAGGCGAAGCCGGCGGTGTTCTGGATGAATCCCTCAAACGCCTCGCCAAGTTGTTGGAAGACAACGCGAGACTCCAAAACCAAATCAAAGGTGCCCTGGGTTACCCCGTAGCAGTGCTGGTGATCGCCATTTTGGTGTTTTTAGGAATGACAATCTTTTTGATTCCCACTTTCGCCGGAATCTTTGAAGATCTAGGAGCCGAATTACCGTTATTTACGCAATTAATGGTGGATTTAAGCGCCTTACTCCGCTCCTCCGCCTCAGTCGTGTTCGCTGGAATTCTAATGATTGGCGCCTGGTTAATCGGCCGTTATTACAACACCCACAAAGGCCGCAGAGTTCTCGACAAATTAATCCTCAAGCTGCCGTTGTTTGGTGATCTCATCATGAAAACTGCCACGGCTCAATTTTGCCGAATCTTCAGCTCACTCACGCGCGCTGGTGTTCCAATCCTGATGTCCATGGAGATCTCCAGTGAAACAGCTGGCAACTCGATCATCTCTGACGCGATTCTGGACTCACGCACCCTGGTACAGGAAGGCGTGTTGCTCAGCACAGCCTTGACCCGCCAAAAGGTTTTGCCTGACATGGCGCTGAGCATGCTCTCCATTGGGGAGGAAACGGGAGAAATGGATCGAATGCTGAGCAAAGTTGCCGACTTTTATGAAGACGAAGTCTCAACCTCGGTAAAGGCACTCACCTCGATGCTGGAGCCCGCGATGATTGTGGTGGTGGGAGGAATTGTGGGTTCGATCCTTTTAGCGATGTACCTACCGATGTTTACGGTGTTTGATCAGATTCAGTAG
- the dnaJ gene encoding molecular chaperone DnaJ: MADYYDLLGVSRDADADTLKRAYRRMARQYHPDINKEAGAEDRFKEIGRAYEVLSDPQTRGRYDQFGEAGLGGGGGMPDMGDMGGFADIFETFFSGFGGAAGGAGRQRRRGPQQGDDLRYDLTIDFDQAVFGQEREIRIPHLETCTTCGGSGAKSGSGPTTCTTCGGVGQVRRATRTPFGNFEQVAECPSCNGSGQVIADPCSSCGGQGVTQVRKKLRINIPAGVDTGTRLRVSGEGNAGLRGGPSGDLYVFLTVKSHPSLRRDGLTVLSEVKVSYLQAILGDTIEVETVDGPESLDIPAGTQPNSVLSLENKGIPKLGNPVARGHQRISVTVTLPTRLNDEERGLLEDLAGHHSARGEQHHHHKSGLFARLFGQR, encoded by the coding sequence ATGGCCGATTACTACGACCTACTTGGGGTGAGCAGGGATGCAGATGCCGACACCCTGAAGCGCGCCTACAGGCGGATGGCTCGCCAATATCACCCTGATATCAATAAAGAGGCTGGAGCTGAAGATCGCTTCAAGGAGATTGGCCGCGCCTACGAGGTGCTGAGCGATCCCCAAACCCGCGGGAGGTATGACCAGTTCGGTGAGGCTGGGCTCGGTGGCGGCGGTGGCATGCCCGATATGGGCGATATGGGTGGTTTCGCAGACATTTTCGAAACCTTTTTCAGTGGGTTTGGTGGTGCTGCTGGTGGTGCAGGTCGTCAGCGCAGGCGAGGGCCTCAACAGGGAGATGACCTGCGCTACGACCTCACGATTGATTTTGACCAGGCTGTCTTTGGTCAAGAGCGGGAGATTCGCATCCCCCACCTCGAGACCTGCACCACCTGTGGCGGGAGCGGTGCCAAATCGGGGAGTGGTCCCACTACCTGTACTACCTGTGGTGGAGTTGGGCAGGTGCGTCGCGCTACGCGGACTCCCTTTGGGAATTTTGAGCAGGTGGCTGAATGCCCCAGTTGCAATGGCAGTGGCCAGGTGATTGCTGACCCTTGCAGTTCCTGCGGGGGTCAAGGGGTCACGCAGGTCCGTAAGAAATTGCGAATCAACATTCCCGCTGGTGTTGACACGGGCACCCGCCTGCGGGTTTCCGGTGAGGGAAATGCTGGGCTACGTGGCGGTCCTTCTGGAGATTTATATGTATTTCTCACGGTTAAATCACATCCAAGCCTGAGGCGCGATGGGCTCACCGTCCTTTCGGAGGTGAAGGTGAGTTATCTGCAGGCAATCCTTGGCGACACCATTGAGGTGGAAACAGTGGATGGACCCGAATCGCTGGACATTCCGGCAGGAACCCAGCCCAATTCCGTGTTATCGCTTGAAAACAAAGGTATCCCCAAGCTGGGAAATCCAGTGGCCCGTGGTCATCAGCGCATTTCCGTCACGGTGACATTGCCGACCCGTCTCAACGATGAAGAACGCGGTCTCCTCGAAGATTTGGCTGGACACCATTCAGCCCGTGGTGAGCAGCACCATCACCACAAGAGTGGCCTATTTGCTCGACTCTTCGGGCAACGCTGA
- a CDS encoding YbaB/EbfC family nucleoid-associated protein, translating to MAGFGLPNFGQLTEAFRKAQQIQQDAQKLQEELDAMEIEGNSEDGRASIWLSGNQQPLRVRLDPSLLSEGQEATEAATLAALQSAYERSTGTMKERMEELTGGLNLNLPGMGG from the coding sequence ATGGCAGGGTTTGGACTTCCCAATTTCGGACAGCTCACTGAGGCATTCCGAAAGGCTCAACAAATCCAGCAAGACGCGCAAAAGTTGCAAGAGGAACTCGATGCCATGGAGATCGAGGGCAACAGTGAGGACGGTCGAGCCAGCATCTGGTTGTCTGGCAATCAACAACCGTTGAGGGTGCGTCTGGATCCTTCACTGCTCAGCGAAGGACAGGAGGCCACAGAGGCCGCCACACTCGCCGCCTTGCAATCGGCCTATGAACGCTCCACCGGCACCATGAAAGAACGCATGGAAGAACTCACTGGCGGCCTCAATCTCAACCTCCCCGGGATGGGCGGCTAA
- the grpE gene encoding nucleotide exchange factor GrpE, with translation MSGDASIPANDSASDVPEAQQDPTSSVEETPAAASSDSASEGVPSAQDNEARLEQLEREHSTLRQEHETLSAQYVRIAADFDNFRKRQSRDQDDLKLQITCSTLTEILPVVDNFERARQQLDPQGEEAQSLHRSYQGLYKQLVDVLKQLGVAPMRVVGQEFDPSLHEAVLREPSNEHPEDVVVEELQRGYHLSGKVLRHALVKVSMGPGPQQSDAAVQATEGGESAPPIQGDDGSPMPAPSE, from the coding sequence ATGAGCGGCGACGCTTCCATCCCGGCTAACGATTCGGCATCGGATGTTCCCGAAGCCCAGCAGGACCCCACATCCTCTGTTGAGGAGACACCCGCTGCTGCTTCTTCAGACTCTGCTTCAGAGGGAGTTCCCTCTGCTCAGGACAATGAAGCGCGGCTTGAGCAACTGGAGCGCGAGCACAGCACCCTCCGCCAAGAACACGAAACATTGAGTGCTCAGTACGTGCGCATTGCGGCCGACTTTGACAACTTTCGCAAACGTCAGAGCCGGGATCAGGACGACCTGAAGCTGCAGATCACCTGCAGCACCCTGACGGAAATTCTTCCTGTGGTCGATAACTTCGAACGCGCTCGTCAACAGCTTGATCCTCAAGGAGAAGAAGCCCAATCGCTGCACCGCAGTTATCAGGGTCTCTACAAGCAACTCGTTGATGTTCTCAAGCAACTTGGTGTGGCCCCAATGCGGGTTGTTGGACAAGAGTTCGACCCCAGTCTTCATGAAGCGGTGTTACGCGAACCTAGTAACGAGCATCCAGAAGATGTGGTGGTTGAAGAATTGCAGCGTGGTTATCACCTCAGCGGCAAGGTATTGCGTCACGCTTTAGTCAAGGTGTCGATGGGACCTGGACCGCAGCAATCAGATGCCGCGGTTCAAGCGACAGAGGGTGGTGAGAGCGCTCCACCAATTCAGGGAGATGATGGCTCCCCGATGCCTGCGCCGAGCGAATGA
- the murB gene encoding UDP-N-acetylmuramate dehydrogenase produces the protein MFTGDRGLNALLESGVLQQEVPLANYTTWRVGGPAQWLAEPNNAEQCLELLQWAKAEGLTTRVIGAGSNLLIADAGLPGLTLCLRRLQGSQLDAESGQVKALAGEPLPTLARRAARLGLHGLEWAVGIPGTVGGAAAMNAGAQGGSTADCLTAVEVIDQSLTDTVKTTTLLSNTDLAYDYRHSLLQGSDQMVVAAQFQLEPGHDAKELMRKTSGNLSHRTTTQPYQWPSCGSVFRNPEPEKAGQLIEGLGLKGRRIGGAEVSSVHANFIVNVGDATADDIRALIDLVQNEVERMNGITLHPEVKRLGFQTTD, from the coding sequence ATGTTCACCGGCGATCGCGGCCTGAATGCCCTTCTCGAGTCGGGGGTTCTCCAACAGGAGGTGCCCCTCGCGAACTACACCACTTGGCGGGTGGGAGGTCCAGCTCAATGGTTGGCCGAACCCAACAATGCTGAGCAATGTCTTGAGCTTCTCCAATGGGCCAAAGCTGAAGGTCTGACGACCCGAGTGATTGGAGCGGGATCGAACCTGCTCATCGCTGATGCTGGTCTTCCGGGCCTCACACTTTGCTTGCGCCGTCTCCAAGGCAGCCAACTGGATGCCGAATCAGGGCAGGTAAAAGCCTTGGCGGGTGAACCACTTCCAACACTCGCCAGGCGCGCAGCCAGACTTGGATTACATGGACTGGAATGGGCCGTTGGCATCCCTGGAACCGTGGGTGGGGCCGCGGCCATGAACGCCGGAGCCCAAGGCGGCTCAACAGCCGACTGCCTGACAGCCGTGGAGGTGATCGATCAATCGTTAACGGACACGGTGAAGACCACCACGCTGCTCAGCAATACCGATCTCGCCTACGACTACCGACACAGCCTCCTTCAAGGCAGCGACCAAATGGTGGTTGCAGCGCAGTTCCAATTGGAACCTGGCCACGACGCCAAGGAATTGATGCGAAAGACCAGTGGCAACCTCAGTCACCGCACCACCACCCAGCCTTACCAATGGCCAAGCTGCGGGAGTGTGTTCCGCAACCCAGAGCCCGAAAAAGCTGGTCAGCTCATCGAGGGCTTAGGGCTCAAGGGGAGACGTATCGGAGGCGCTGAAGTCTCTTCGGTGCATGCCAATTTCATCGTGAACGTCGGCGATGCCACAGCCGATGACATCCGCGCCTTAATCGACTTAGTGCAGAACGAAGTGGAACGTATGAACGGAATCACTTTGCATCCTGAAGTGAAACGCTTGGGCTTTCAAACGACCGATTAG
- a CDS encoding sulfurtransferase TusA family protein — translation MSDAQPDHYLDLRGTPCPTNFIRCRLALEAMRPGQHFQVDLDRGEPEEMVIPGLTRDGHQVQVMDQASDWVRLLVVCGGA, via the coding sequence ATGAGTGATGCCCAACCTGATCATTATCTGGATCTAAGGGGCACTCCCTGTCCAACCAATTTCATTCGTTGCCGTTTGGCTTTGGAGGCCATGCGTCCCGGGCAGCATTTTCAGGTTGATCTCGATCGGGGTGAGCCTGAGGAGATGGTGATACCGGGGCTGACTCGGGATGGCCATCAAGTACAGGTGATGGATCAAGCCAGCGATTGGGTGCGCCTTCTGGTGGTGTGTGGTGGTGCTTGA
- a CDS encoding type IV pilus twitching motility protein PilT encodes MELMIEDLMEQLVNGGGSDLHIASGQPPYGRFSGELRPMQEEPLSEEGCNRLIFSMLNNSQRKTLEQTWELDCAYGLKGVARFRVNVYRQKGSYAACLRALGSKIPSIQLLNLPPVVVETSKRPRGLVLVTGPTGSGKTTTLAALLDHINHTRAEHILTIEDPIEFVYTSDLSLVHQRQLNEDTRSFANALRAALREDPDVILVGEMRDLETIQLAISAAETGHLVFGTLHTSSAAQTVDRMVDVFPPSQQTQIRVQLSGSLTAVFSQTLCRRQNPAPGQFGRVMAQEIMINTPAIANLIREGKTAQLYSQIQTGGELGMQTLERALANLIDQGEISLDEGQSKASKPAELERLLNN; translated from the coding sequence ATGGAACTAATGATCGAAGACTTGATGGAACAGCTGGTGAACGGAGGCGGAAGCGACCTCCACATCGCCAGCGGACAGCCGCCTTACGGCCGATTCAGTGGCGAACTGCGGCCGATGCAGGAGGAGCCGCTCAGTGAAGAAGGCTGCAACCGCCTGATCTTTTCCATGCTCAATAACAGCCAACGCAAAACACTCGAACAAACGTGGGAGCTGGATTGTGCCTATGGCCTAAAAGGGGTCGCACGTTTTCGCGTGAATGTGTACCGGCAGAAAGGCAGCTATGCCGCCTGCTTACGTGCTCTTGGGAGCAAAATCCCCAGCATTCAGTTGTTGAATCTGCCTCCAGTCGTGGTGGAAACCAGCAAACGCCCCCGGGGTCTTGTTCTGGTCACGGGTCCTACTGGCTCCGGCAAAACCACAACACTCGCAGCGCTTCTCGATCACATCAACCACACGCGGGCTGAGCACATCCTCACCATCGAAGACCCGATCGAATTCGTTTACACCAGTGATCTCAGCTTGGTGCATCAACGCCAACTCAACGAAGACACGCGCAGTTTTGCCAACGCTCTGCGCGCTGCTCTGAGAGAAGACCCAGACGTGATTTTGGTGGGTGAAATGCGTGATCTCGAAACGATTCAACTGGCGATCAGTGCTGCAGAGACAGGGCATTTGGTGTTTGGAACCTTGCATACCAGTTCTGCAGCTCAGACGGTTGATCGGATGGTGGATGTGTTTCCACCGAGCCAGCAAACCCAGATCCGCGTGCAACTCTCAGGAAGCCTGACTGCGGTGTTCTCTCAAACGCTCTGCCGACGCCAAAATCCTGCACCTGGGCAATTCGGTCGCGTTATGGCTCAAGAAATCATGATCAACACGCCAGCCATCGCCAATTTGATCCGCGAAGGCAAAACAGCTCAGCTGTATTCCCAAATTCAAACCGGCGGCGAGCTCGGCATGCAAACCCTGGAAAGAGCCCTTGCCAATCTGATTGATCAGGGTGAAATCAGCCTTGATGAAGGACAAAGCAAAGCCAGCAAACCCGCGGAACTGGAACGCCTGTTGAACAACTGA
- the rsgA gene encoding ribosome small subunit-dependent GTPase A produces MVVLDQPAQSGMVVALQANYLEVELDQVSELIPSRLLCTRRTRLSHRGEAVYVGDRVRVEAIDVSHARAVVADVEPRVSFLTRPPVANASTVVVALAVDQPAFDPDQASRFLLTAERTSLAVQLVLTKTDLLEPEALERLRVRLQAWGYPPLLVSTFSGLGLSELKQRLAESSLSVLCGPSGVGKSSLLNALIPELDLRIGSVSGRLQRGRHTTRHVELHHLGAKARVADTPGFNRPDLPDDPRNLEVLFPELRVQLEQHPCRFRDCLHRDEPGCGVTRDWERYPIYRRAVEDLLGLSRPSRGG; encoded by the coding sequence GTGGTGGTGCTTGATCAGCCGGCTCAGTCCGGCATGGTTGTTGCGCTCCAGGCCAACTACCTGGAGGTGGAGTTGGATCAGGTGTCTGAGTTGATTCCCTCACGACTGTTGTGTACTCGCCGCACGCGCCTGAGTCATCGCGGTGAGGCGGTCTACGTCGGTGACCGCGTGCGGGTGGAAGCCATCGATGTGAGTCATGCCCGTGCAGTGGTCGCTGATGTGGAACCTCGCGTCAGTTTTCTGACAAGGCCGCCCGTAGCCAACGCCAGCACGGTGGTTGTGGCATTGGCTGTGGATCAACCGGCTTTTGATCCTGATCAGGCCAGTCGTTTTCTGTTGACGGCAGAGCGAACGTCACTGGCGGTGCAGCTGGTCTTGACCAAAACCGATCTCTTAGAGCCGGAAGCTTTGGAGCGTCTGCGCGTGCGCCTTCAGGCCTGGGGCTATCCCCCTTTGCTGGTGTCGACGTTCAGCGGCCTTGGGCTCTCTGAGCTGAAGCAACGCCTTGCCGAATCGTCTTTGTCGGTGTTGTGCGGTCCCTCAGGAGTTGGGAAGAGCTCATTGCTGAATGCTTTGATCCCAGAACTCGATTTGCGAATCGGTTCCGTCTCAGGACGGCTGCAACGTGGACGTCACACCACTCGACATGTGGAGTTGCATCACTTGGGAGCCAAGGCACGCGTTGCCGATACGCCCGGTTTTAATCGGCCAGATTTGCCAGACGACCCTAGAAATCTTGAGGTGTTGTTTCCGGAATTACGCGTCCAGCTCGAGCAGCATCCCTGCCGTTTTCGAGATTGTTTGCACCGTGATGAACCTGGATGCGGAGTCACGCGCGATTGGGAGCGCTACCCGATCTATAGGCGAGCAGTGGAGGATCTTCTCGGACTTAGCCGCCCATCCCGGGGAGGTTGA